The sequence below is a genomic window from Desulfobulbus oligotrophicus.
GATGCGGTTCATACCCACGGTGTTCGGCTTTTACCGATCGATTCAGAACACAGCGCCATTTTTCAGGCACTTGAGGCAGGACGTCGCGAGGATGTGGCCCGGATCATTCTCACTGCCTCTGGCGGACCTTTCCGGACATGGGAGACTGAGGCCTTGACCGATGTTGGTCCGGATCAGGCTTTAGCACATCCCAACTGGTCTATGGGCAGAAAGATTTCCATTGATTCGGCCACCCTGATGAACAAAGGTCTTGAGGTTATTGAAGCCCGTTGGCTTTTCGATATCGATCCCGCTCTGATCGAAGTTGTGGTACATCCTCAGTCGATAGTCCATTCGCTGGTTGAGTACAAGGACGGCTCGGTGGTCGCCCAGCTTGGCATACCGGATATGCGTATTCCCATTGCCTATGCCCTCTCTTACCCGGAACGGCTTGATCTCGGACTCAACCGGCTCAGCCTGACACAGTGTGGTTGTCTTGCTTTTGAACCGCCGGATCTGGAGCGTTTTCCAGCCCTGCGGATGGCGTATGCCGCCCTGACCATGGGGGGGACAATGCCGGCGGTTCTGAATGCCGCCAACGAGGTTGCTGTTGAAGCTTTCCTTGCCGGAAAGATCGGTTTTACCCGGATTACAGCCATCGTGGAAACTGCCATGGGAGAGATCCTCAATGCCGATGAACTGGAATTGCAAAGTATTCTGGAAGCAGATCAGATGGCACGCATGATAGCTCAACGAGAGATCTGTTCGACCTGATTGCAGTTTTCAGATACTCTTTCGCCATTATTTCATACTCTTCTTCGTATTTGGAATGAACTCTGTTTTATCTTTCATAGTCGTCCTTGGTGTTCTTATCTTTGTTCATGAACTCGGTCATTTTTTATTTGCAAAAGCCTTTGGTGTCCGGGTACTGAAATTTTCCCTGGGATTCGGCAACAAGCTGATCGGCTGGCAGCGGGGCGACACGGAATATCTCATCAGTGCCTTTCCGCTCGGCGGATATGTCAAAATGTTCGGTGAGCAACGTGGTGAACCTGTAGAACCGGCTGAACAACATTGCTCGTTTTCTCATAAAAAAGTGTGGCAACGATTCGGTATTGTTTTTGGAGGCCCTCTTTTTAACCTCGTGTTTGCCGTCCTCCTCTTTTTCAGTATCTTTATGGTCGCCGGAATGCCCGAACCTGTGGATTCCACTAAAATAGGTGAGGTGACGGAAGGGTCTGCGGCTGAGCAGGTCGGCCTGAAAAAGGGAGATCTCATTGTCACCATTAACGATAAACCTGTCATGTCCTGGCTGGAGGTATCAGACACCGTAAAAAACAGCCATGGGCAGGAAGTGGTGCTGGTGGTGGACCGTCAGGGAGTGGAAATGGTTTTTACGGCAAAACCTTCCATGGAAAAAGTAAAGAATTTGTTTGGTGAAGAGGTTGGCGAAAGGTACATGCTCGGCATCGTACGCAGTGATGAGATCCGCTATAAAGAGACCACACTTGTGGAATCCGGCGAAGCGGCTCTGGTGCATACCTGGAATCTTGGTTATCTGACAGTCATGGGTATTGTCAAGATGATCCAGCGGGTGATTCCGGCCAGTGAGTTGGGAGGGCCGATACGTATTGCTGAGATGGCTGGTCAACAGCTGGAAGCCGGGTGGATGAACCTATTGTATTTCATGGGGTTGCTGAGTGTGAACCTCGGTATTTTAAATCTGTTGCCGATTCCGATTCTTGATGGCGGCCACCTGGTCTTTCTCTCTCTGGAGGCTTTGCGTCGTCGACCGTTGAGTGAACGGACCATGGAGATCAGTCAGAGGGTGGGGATGGCTATTCTTGGCACACTGATGATTTTTGTGTTTTATAATGATATCCTGCGATTGTTTAAAAGATGGCTGATGTCCTGATCCTTGCCATCGAAACAGCAACCGGTTGCGGCAGTGTTGCGGTAACCCGTGGAGTCGGCCATACCGGGAAGATAGTGGCCGAGTATACCTTACAGCCCGACACACCCCATTCCCGGCATTTACTTGGGTTGATCCAAAATATCATGGCGACCGCCGGACTCCGGTGGCAGCAGCTGACTGCCGTAGCGGTGAGTCAAGGTCCGGGGTCCTTTACGGGTTTGCGCATTGGTATGGCTGCGGCACAGGGAATAGCTCTGGCTGCCGCTCTACCTCTGTTAACGATACCGACACTGGATGGGTTGGCAGTTCAGTTGCCTCCGGTGAACTGGCCGGTCTGCTGCCTGCTTGATGCAAGAAAGCAACAGGTCTATGCCGCTGTGTACCGTTTCCGTGAAAAAGGGTGGGAGCGGACCAGCCCGTTTCTTGTCATGAAGCCCGAGGAGCTGGTCTTGTCTTTTCAGGAGCCGACCCTGGTTCTTGGCCCCGGTCTGCCAGCATACAGAGCCATCTTTCATGGGCACCCCATGGTCCGACAGCTGCATACAACCCCGGTGACGCCCCGGGCGGCGGCAATTGGACTGTATGCTGCCGACCTGCTGGTACAGGGAAAAATACAGGACAATAAACAGGCAGCACCACTCTATGTTCGTGCTTCTGAAGCAGAGGTGAACCTGTTGACCACGAAAGAACAGACAGATAACGGACGATGATTATTCGGAAAAAAACCCGTACAATCCAGATCGGGTCAGTACGTATTGGTGGTGGACATCCGATCACGGTCCAGTCCATGACGAATACCATGACCACTGATACTGAAGCCACGGTCAGGCAGATCCATCAGCTGGAGCGGGCTGGATGTGAAATTATCCGAGTAGCTGTGCCGGATATGGACGCTGCCAGGGCACTGGTCCGTATTCGCGAACAGATCACCATACCGCTGCTGGCAGATATTCATTTTGATGCCCGTCTGGCAATAGCTGCCATGGAACATGGTGCCCAGGGGATTCGTATCAATCCGGGCAACCTGGGCGGAGCGGATCAGCTGGCCCGGGTGGTGGCGGCCGCCAAACATCACGCTACACCCATACGCGTTGGCGTTAATTCCGGGTCTATTGAAAAACATCTTCTGGCCCGTTACGGGTATCCTACCCCGGATCGTCCAGATGCCTTGATCGAAAGTGCGTTGACAAATGTCCGTTTACTGGAAAAACAGGGGTTTTACGATATCAAGATCTCGATCAAATCCTCTGACACCCTGACCACAATCAGCGGCTACCGGCAACTGTCAGCAATGACGGACTACCCTCTTCATCTGGGTGTTACTGAGGCGGGCGGCCTTATTCCCGGGACGGTCAAGTCCAGTGTGGCCTTGGGAATACTGCTTGCCGAGGGGATTGGTGATACCTTCAGAATTTCCCTGACCCGTGATCCGGTGGAGGAGATTCGGGTGGGGTTTGAGCTGCTCCGGTCGCTGCGTATCCGGGAACGAGGTCCGGAGTTGATCTCATGTCCGACCTGCGGCCGGACACGCATCGACCTGTTTTCGTTGGCCGAGACGGTGGAACGGCATCTGCAGACATTGCAATCGCCGCTCAAGGTGGCGGTCATGGGATGTGTCGTCAATGGGCCGGGGGAAGCCAGAGAGGCGGATATCGGTATTGCCGGTGGCCGTGGTGTCGGCATTATTTTCAAGAAAGGCACGGTCTACAAAACCGTACCAGAGGCTGAATTGGTACCGGTTTTCATTGAAGAGCTGAATAAGTTGGAAGCTGAACGACAAAAAGGGTGTTGAACCAGGGTCTGGGACTGATGCTACGGTTCGTCCCGATCTGTATGAACGGAGAGTTAAAATGCGTTATTCTCAGATGTTGTTGCCCACAACCAGGGAGACTCCGGCAGAGGCTGAAGTCATCAGTCATCAACTGCTGGTACGCGGGGGATTTATCCGAAAACTGACGTCAGGTATGTATACCTACCTCCCTCTTGGTGTGCTGGCGTTGCAGAGGGTGGCCAACATCGTACGAGAAGAGATGAACCGGGCCGGGGCCCAGGAGATCCTTATGCCCATGGTCCAGCCCGGTGATTTATG
It includes:
- a CDS encoding 1-deoxy-D-xylulose-5-phosphate reductoisomerase is translated as MKALSLLGSTGSIGQNVLAVVRQFPDRFKIVALSAGQNIRLLAEQVIEFSPEWVAIGNPDLVPALAELLPGSYRHRIMVGTEGNCHLATLPAVEMVVSAVVGATGLLPALAAIHAGKDIGLANKETLVMAGRLIMDAVHTHGVRLLPIDSEHSAIFQALEAGRREDVARIILTASGGPFRTWETEALTDVGPDQALAHPNWSMGRKISIDSATLMNKGLEVIEARWLFDIDPALIEVVVHPQSIVHSLVEYKDGSVVAQLGIPDMRIPIAYALSYPERLDLGLNRLSLTQCGCLAFEPPDLERFPALRMAYAALTMGGTMPAVLNAANEVAVEAFLAGKIGFTRITAIVETAMGEILNADELELQSILEADQMARMIAQREICST
- the rseP gene encoding RIP metalloprotease RseP, with amino-acid sequence MNSVLSFIVVLGVLIFVHELGHFLFAKAFGVRVLKFSLGFGNKLIGWQRGDTEYLISAFPLGGYVKMFGEQRGEPVEPAEQHCSFSHKKVWQRFGIVFGGPLFNLVFAVLLFFSIFMVAGMPEPVDSTKIGEVTEGSAAEQVGLKKGDLIVTINDKPVMSWLEVSDTVKNSHGQEVVLVVDRQGVEMVFTAKPSMEKVKNLFGEEVGERYMLGIVRSDEIRYKETTLVESGEAALVHTWNLGYLTVMGIVKMIQRVIPASELGGPIRIAEMAGQQLEAGWMNLLYFMGLLSVNLGILNLLPIPILDGGHLVFLSLEALRRRPLSERTMEISQRVGMAILGTLMIFVFYNDILRLFKRWLMS
- the tsaB gene encoding tRNA (adenosine(37)-N6)-threonylcarbamoyltransferase complex dimerization subunit type 1 TsaB; its protein translation is MADVLILAIETATGCGSVAVTRGVGHTGKIVAEYTLQPDTPHSRHLLGLIQNIMATAGLRWQQLTAVAVSQGPGSFTGLRIGMAAAQGIALAAALPLLTIPTLDGLAVQLPPVNWPVCCLLDARKQQVYAAVYRFREKGWERTSPFLVMKPEELVLSFQEPTLVLGPGLPAYRAIFHGHPMVRQLHTTPVTPRAAAIGLYAADLLVQGKIQDNKQAAPLYVRASEAEVNLLTTKEQTDNGR
- the ispG gene encoding flavodoxin-dependent (E)-4-hydroxy-3-methylbut-2-enyl-diphosphate synthase, whose product is MIIRKKTRTIQIGSVRIGGGHPITVQSMTNTMTTDTEATVRQIHQLERAGCEIIRVAVPDMDAARALVRIREQITIPLLADIHFDARLAIAAMEHGAQGIRINPGNLGGADQLARVVAAAKHHATPIRVGVNSGSIEKHLLARYGYPTPDRPDALIESALTNVRLLEKQGFYDIKISIKSSDTLTTISGYRQLSAMTDYPLHLGVTEAGGLIPGTVKSSVALGILLAEGIGDTFRISLTRDPVEEIRVGFELLRSLRIRERGPELISCPTCGRTRIDLFSLAETVERHLQTLQSPLKVAVMGCVVNGPGEAREADIGIAGGRGVGIIFKKGTVYKTVPEAELVPVFIEELNKLEAERQKGC